Proteins from a single region of Thunnus albacares chromosome 16, fThuAlb1.1, whole genome shotgun sequence:
- the LOC122965558 gene encoding uncharacterized protein LOC122965558 isoform X1 has product MTLLELILILVLQFEGISGVIHFYHRPGDDVILPCDDVSSSDRVCSTVNWLYSRDPSQTFDLVQNGNVVKNSARAARMSLDTNCSLVINNITAEDAGLYSCRLSSKSDSLVHLSIMTIFPSPPDADAKSDGKVTLECSLLRYSNLPHFLRNSIRWVNETGTVLLGEGVGYEFIGQTNYVSVLTVKRQSGHNRRYTCQVVDKRNNVQIEADYTPVFTGGISDDQSQKSSTGPSLYVITGAVVGVVVVVVVIIAVFIKFRKRHTVTEDFPKIVNPPDPQEPQDEPDGSLTYVTVNHANQKTTSKRKVKEEEVTYSTVKTAVTMEADDDPSRIYNYVSD; this is encoded by the exons ATGACTCTACTGGAATTAATTCTTATTTTGGTGCTTCAGTTTGAAG GCATCAGTGGAGTCATCCATTTCTACCACAGACCTGGAGATGATGTCATTCTGCCTTGTGACGATGTTTCATCCTCTGACAGAGTTTGTTCCACAGTTAACTGGCTTTACAGCAGAGATCCGTCTCAGACATTTGATCTGGTTCAGAATGGAAATGTAGTGAAGAACTCAGCCCGAGCTGCCAGGATGAGTCTGGACACTAACTGCTCTCTGGTCATCAACAACATTACTGCTGAGGATGCTGGTTTATACTCCTGTCGACTGAGTTCTAAATCGGACAGTCTTGTGCATTTAAGTATTATGACAA tctttccATCTCCACCAGATGCTGATGCAAAGTCAGACGGTAAAGTCACATTAGAGTGTTCTCTGCTGAGATACAGCAACCTCCCTCATTTTCTACGGAACAGCATCCGCTGGGTGAATGAAACAGGCACTGTGCTGCTTGGTGAAGGTGTCGGATACGAGTTTATCGGACAGACAAACTATGTTTCTGTTCTGACTGTGAAGCGTCAGAGTGGCCACAACAGGAGATACACCTGCCAGGTGGTTGATAAGAGGAATAATGTCCAGATAGAGGCTGACTACACACCTGTCTTCACAGGTGGGATAAGTGATGATCAGTCACAAAAGTCCAGTACAG GTCCCTCTCTTTACGTCATCACTGGTGCAGTGGtcggggtggtggtggtggtggtcgtCATCATTGCTGTCTTCATCAAATtcagaaagagacacacagtgacagaag ATTTTCCAAAAATAGTCAATCCCCCT GATCCTCAGGAACCTCAGGATGAGCCAGACGGCAGTCTGACCTATGTCACTGTTAACCATGCCAATCAAAAGACAACTTCCAAGAGAAAG gtgaaggaggaggaggtgactTATTCTACAGTCAAGACTGCGGTGACGATGGAAGCAGACGATGATCCCAGCAGGATCTACAACTATGTCAGCGATTAA
- the LOC122965558 gene encoding uncharacterized protein LOC122965558 isoform X2, whose product MTLLELILILVLQFEGISGVIHFYHRPGDDVILPCDDVSSSDRVCSTVNWLYSRDPSQTFDLVQNGNVVKNSARAARMSLDTNCSLVINNITAEDAGLYSCRLSSKSDSLVHLSIMTIFPSPPDADAKSDGKVTLECSLLRYSNLPHFLRNSIRWVNETGTVLLGEGVGYEFIGQTNYVSVLTVKRQSGHNRRYTCQVVDKRNNVQIEADYTPVFTGGISDDQSQKSSTGPSLYIITGAVVGVVVVVVVIIAVFIKFKKRHTVTEDFPKTVNPPDPQEPQDEPDDSLTYVTVNHANQKTASKEKVKEEEVTYSTVKTAVTMEADPSKIYSYVNE is encoded by the exons ATGACTCTACTGGAATTAATTCTTATTTTGGTGCTTCAGTTTGAAG GCATCAGTGGAGTCATCCATTTCTACCACAGACCTGGAGATGATGTCATTCTGCCTTGTGACGATGTTTCATCCTCTGACAGAGTTTGTTCCACAGTTAACTGGCTTTACAGCAGAGATCCGTCTCAGACATTTGATCTGGTTCAGAATGGAAATGTAGTGAAGAACTCAGCCCGAGCTGCCAGGATGAGTCTGGACACTAACTGCTCTCTGGTCATCAACAACATTACTGCTGAGGATGCTGGTTTATACTCCTGTCGACTGAGTTCTAAATCGGACAGTCTTGTGCATTTAAGTATTATGACAA tctttccATCTCCACCAGATGCTGATGCAAAGTCAGACGGTAAAGTCACATTAGAGTGTTCTCTGCTGAGATACAGCAACCTCCCTCATTTTCTACGGAACAGCATCCGCTGGGTGAATGAAACAGGCACTGTGCTGCTTGGTGAAGGTGTCGGATACGAGTTTATCGGACAGACAAACTATGTTTCTGTTCTGACTGTGAAGCGTCAGAGTGGCCACAACAGGAGATACACCTGCCAGGTGGTTGATAAGAGGAATAATGTCCAGATAGAGGCTGACTACACACCTGTCTTCACAGGTGGGATAAGTGATGATCAGTCACAAAAGTCCAGTACAG GTCCCTCTCTTTACATCATCACTGGTGCAGTGGtcggggtggtggtggtggtggtcgtCATCATTGCTGTCTTCATCAAATTcaaaaagagacacacagtgacagaag ATTTTCCAAAAACAGTCAATCCCCCT GATCCTCAGGAACCTCAGGATGAGCCAGACGACAGTCTGACCTATGTCACTGTTAACCATGCCAATCAAAAGACAGCTTCCAAGGAAAAG gtgaaggaggaggaggtgactTATTCTACAGTCAAGACTGCGGTGACGATGGAAGCAGATCCCAGCAAGATCTACAGCTATGTCAacgaataa